In Fodinibius saliphilus, the sequence GCCACCGGAGATCTCCTCCCATATGGTTTTCTCGGGATTGAGCGGACGCTTCTGGTTCACATAGCCCAGTTCCACACTTTCTCCAATCTCTATTTCACCGCTGTCCGGCTCTTCTTCACCCGTAATCATTTTGAAGAGCGTCGATTTACCGGCACCATTGGGACCGATGACTCCTACAATACCGCCGGGAGGCAGACTGAAATTCATATCCTCAATGAGAAGGCGTTCGCCAAAGCCCTTGGATACATCATTAGCTTCAATCACTTTATCACCCAGGCGCGGTCCGGCCGGGATAAAGATCTCCATATCTTCCCGCTTCTTTTTGCGTTCTTCAGAAAGAAGCTCTTCATACTTGTTGATACGCGCTTTGCTTTTTGAGCGCTTGCCTTTCGGATTTTGCCGAATCCACTCCAGCTCTTTTTGCAGGGTACGCTGTCGTTTCGACTCCTGTTTCTCTTCTTGTTTCAAGCGATCCTGCTTCTGCTCCAGCCATGAGCTGTAATTTCCTTCAAAGGGAATACCTTCACCACGATCCAGCTCCAGGATCCACCCTGCAACATTATCCAGGAAGTAACGATCGTGCGTAACAGCGATAACCGTACCTTCATAGCGATCCAGATGTTGTTCCAACCAGGCCACCGATTCTGCATCCAGATGATTCGTAGGCTCATCGAGAAGCAGAACATCGGGCTTCTGTAGTAGCAGTCGACAGAGCGCAACCCGGCGTGCTTCACCACCCGAGAGCACTTCTACCGATGTATCGCCCGGTGGAGTGCGCAGGGCATCCATCGCCTGATCGAGCTTGCTGTCCAGGTCCCAGGCGCCCATCTGCTCAATCTTTTCTTGCAGCTTTTCCTGCTTTTCGACCAGCTTCTCAATATCGGCGTCGGGATCTCCAAAAGCCGCATTTACATCTTCATATTCCTGCAGTAGGTCGATCTTTTCCTGCACGCCTTCCTGCACAATTTCCTTTACCGTTTTATCGGGATTGAGTTTGGGTTCTTGCGGAAGCATTCCAAAGGTTACCCCTTTCTGTCGGGATATCTCGCCCCGGTACTCCTCATCGTTGCCGGCAATAATATTTAGCAGCGTACTTTTACCGGATCCATTATTACCGAGGACCCCAATTTTGGCTCCATAGAAGAAGGAGAGGTAGATATCTTTAAGTACAAAGTTGTTGGGCTTATAAACCTTACTGACCCCAACCATCGAG encodes:
- the ettA gene encoding energy-dependent translational throttle protein EttA, with the translated sequence MSDQKVIFSMVGVSKVYKPNNFVLKDIYLSFFYGAKIGVLGNNGSGKSTLLNIIAGNDEEYRGEISRQKGVTFGMLPQEPKLNPDKTVKEIVQEGVQEKIDLLQEYEDVNAAFGDPDADIEKLVEKQEKLQEKIEQMGAWDLDSKLDQAMDALRTPPGDTSVEVLSGGEARRVALCRLLLQKPDVLLLDEPTNHLDAESVAWLEQHLDRYEGTVIAVTHDRYFLDNVAGWILELDRGEGIPFEGNYSSWLEQKQDRLKQEEKQESKRQRTLQKELEWIRQNPKGKRSKSKARINKYEELLSEERKKKREDMEIFIPAGPRLGDKVIEANDVSKGFGERLLIEDMNFSLPPGGIVGVIGPNGAGKSTLFKMITGEEEPDSGEIEIGESVELGYVNQKRPLNPEKTIWEEISGGKDTVKLGNREINSRAYTARFNFSGSDQQKRCSEISGGERNRVHLAKMLKQEANVLLLDEPTNDLDVHTLRALEEALLDFAGCAVVISHDRWFLDRIATHMLAFEGNSQVYWFHGNYSEYEDNREKRLGSRYHPERVQYKKLMRD